A window of the Tunturibacter empetritectus genome harbors these coding sequences:
- a CDS encoding NUDIX hydrolase yields the protein MAAKRKQITKPSALQSETPKPPTATTIKPASKSAKSKLISSKLSYKGKVFSVFTDKVQEPGGHLNTRDVIRHNGSVVILAVDESKNPADPDIILERQYRHAAGQLLIELPAGRVEPGEAILAAAKREMIEETGYRAKRWTLLTKYFASPGFLGEWMQIYLARDLREGASAPELDENIEVFRLPLSEALALIADNKIHDGKTLIGLMLYDSARRAGRL from the coding sequence ATGGCCGCAAAAAGAAAGCAGATAACCAAGCCAAGCGCCCTCCAGTCCGAGACTCCCAAACCACCAACCGCAACCACCATCAAACCCGCATCAAAATCTGCCAAATCAAAGCTCATCTCCTCCAAACTCTCCTACAAAGGCAAAGTCTTCTCCGTCTTCACCGACAAGGTCCAGGAGCCAGGCGGACACCTCAACACCCGCGACGTCATCCGCCACAACGGCTCCGTCGTCATCCTCGCCGTAGACGAGTCCAAAAATCCCGCCGACCCTGACATCATCCTCGAACGCCAGTATCGCCACGCCGCCGGCCAGCTCCTCATCGAACTTCCCGCCGGTCGCGTTGAACCCGGAGAAGCCATCCTCGCCGCCGCCAAACGCGAGATGATCGAAGAGACCGGCTATCGCGCCAAACGCTGGACCCTCCTCACCAAATACTTCGCCAGCCCAGGCTTCCTCGGCGAGTGGATGCAGATCTACCTCGCACGCGACCTCCGTGAAGGCGCCTCCGCCCCCGAACTCGACGAGAACATCGAAGTCTTTCGCCTCCCCCTCTCCGAAGCCCTCGCTCTCATCGCCGACAACAAGATCCACGACGGAAAAACTCTCATCGGTCTCATGCTCTACGACTCAGCTCGTCGCGCTGGCCGGCTCTAA
- a CDS encoding cold shock domain-containing protein → MAQYKGTVKWFNNAKGYGFLGRDDGADVFVHYSSIQREGYKSLKEGDEVEFDIIQGTKGPQADQVARLKEASQNQASQSQ, encoded by the coding sequence GTGGCACAATATAAGGGCACAGTGAAATGGTTTAATAACGCAAAAGGCTACGGCTTCCTGGGTCGCGATGATGGAGCCGACGTCTTCGTCCACTACAGCTCCATCCAGCGCGAGGGCTACAAGAGCCTCAAAGAAGGGGATGAGGTTGAGTTCGACATCATCCAGGGCACCAAAGGACCTCAGGCCGATCAAGTAGCTCGTCTCAAAGAAGCGAGTCAAAATCAAGCGAGTCAAAGTCAGTAG